TAGAGTGTTTGCGGATTTCCGCCTGGCAACCAAGACGGCGCGGCATACGGTTCGGTGTATAGAGGGATAGCAATTTCAGGCATAGATACTTCGCGCAAGTTGGATTGATACAAAATTTCGCAACTATACCTAAAATTGCTGCAGATTCAAAAATGATCGTGACCAGCTTTGACTGGTCACGAGATAGAGACTGGTTTTTAGAAATCGTTTGTTAGGGAAATGCTGATTAACTGACTGCATGGGCGAATCACTTCGTTACGCGGTACTCGCATCCTCGCCTATCTTGTTGATATGTCCCGGTTGCTGCGTTCCGTGCGCCTCGTGCTTCATCTCATTCGTTGAATCAATCAGCATTTCCTTAGGTTATCTTTTAATCTCCCATCGCAATCAAATTTCTTTCGTTAGAGGCCGGGTTAAAATCTCTTTCGAATCGATTGCCGGCAATGTTGCTGCGGTTTGTGGCTTTCTTTTTTGCCAGATGAACAACCGAGGCCGATTGTTGCGGATTATTATTTGCAACATTGAAGATGGAAGTGGCTCCGACCAGTTCACCGGCTTGTCTTTCCAAAGAAGCGGCAGCGGCGGCTGCTTGTTCAACGAGTGCGGCATTCTGTTGGGTGACTTCATCCATCTGCGAGATCGCTTGATGCATTTGGTCGATACCGGTGCTTTGTTCTTTGGATGCTGAAGTGATCTCGGTCATTATTCCGGTAACTTGCTGGATCGCGCTGACGATTTCATCCATGGTCTTGCCGGTCCGATCGACCAATCCGGTGCCTTCGGTAACTTTATTCACGGAATCGTCGATCAACGCTTTGATTTCTTTCGCTGCGGTGGCGCTACGTTGCGCCAGGTTGCGAACTTCGGTAGCCACCACCGCGAAGCCGCGTCCTTGTTCACCAGCCCGTGCCGCTTCAACAGCGGCGTTCAGCGCCAAAATATTGGTTTGGAAAGCAATGCCGTCGATGACTGAGATAATGTCGGCAATTTTGCTGGAGCTTTCGCTGATCATCGACATCGTGGTGACAACTTCTTTCATCATGCTGCCGCCTTTGGCGGTAATATCGCTGGCGGTTTTTGCAAGCTGATTGGCGCTAATGGAATTATCGGTATTCTGGCGGACTGTGGTGGTTAATTCCTCCATGCTGGCCGCTGTTTCTTCCAAGGAAGAAGCTTGTTCTTCAGTGCGCTGCGATAAATCGAAGTTGCCAGCGGCAATTTCCTGGGTTGCCTGACGGACGGATTCGGCGCTTTGTTTCACATCCAGGACGGTTGCGCGTAAATTGACACTCATCTGCAATAGCGCTCTTGATAGTTCACCAAATTCATCCGTGCGATTTATCGTGAACTTATGGGTCAGATCACCGGCGGCCATCGTATTGGCGACATTGATTGCTTGTTTTAGCGGCGATACGGTGTTCTTTGTCAAATCGATAGCGAAATAGAACATCAGGCATAAGCCAGCCAAAGTGACACCAGCAATCGAATTGCTGAAGGTTGAGATCGAAGACTGCGTAAGACCCCACCAGCCCAATCCGCCAACCGTCATCAAAAATAGCGCGGAGATTGCCATAAAAAGGCAGATTCGTTTGCTGATGGTCATTTTAAAAAGACTTGATAATTTACCGATCCAGTCGGTGCGAATGACTTGGCCCTTTTCGATTTTTAGATGCTTGGCTTTACCTTCCAGAATTTGGCGGTAAACCGGTATGGCTTGATTGATCGCTTCCTGGGATGCCTTGGTGCGCACTGAAAGATAACCCGTCACCACGCCATTTTTTGTGATGGGTGTTGCATTTGCAGTAATCCAATAAAAATCTCCATTTTTACGCCGGTTCTTGACGAGACCTGTCCATGGCTGACCTTGCTTGAGTGTGTTCCATAAGTCTTCGAAAGCTTCTGGCGGTACATCGGGGTGACGAACGATATTGTGTGCTTTGCCAATTAATTCTTCTTCAGAAAATCCGCTGACTTCGATAAAAGTCGGATTGATATACGTGATTCTGCCTTTGGTATCGGTGGTGGAAACAATCAGCGTGTCATCGGTAATAGG
This is a stretch of genomic DNA from Nitrosomonas sp. sh817. It encodes these proteins:
- a CDS encoding PAS domain-containing methyl-accepting chemotaxis protein, which codes for MRLNLPVTNIEYPITDDTLIVSTTDTKGRITYINPTFIEVSGFSEEELIGKAHNIVRHPDVPPEAFEDLWNTLKQGQPWTGLVKNRRKNGDFYWITANATPITKNGVVTGYLSVRTKASQEAINQAIPVYRQILEGKAKHLKIEKGQVIRTDWIGKLSSLFKMTISKRICLFMAISALFLMTVGGLGWWGLTQSSISTFSNSIAGVTLAGLCLMFYFAIDLTKNTVSPLKQAINVANTMAAGDLTHKFTINRTDEFGELSRALLQMSVNLRATVLDVKQSAESVRQATQEIAAGNFDLSQRTEEQASSLEETAASMEELTTTVRQNTDNSISANQLAKTASDITAKGGSMMKEVVTTMSMISESSSKIADIISVIDGIAFQTNILALNAAVEAARAGEQGRGFAVVATEVRNLAQRSATAAKEIKALIDDSVNKVTEGTGLVDRTGKTMDEIVSAIQQVTGIMTEITSASKEQSTGIDQMHQAISQMDEVTQQNAALVEQAAAAAASLERQAGELVGATSIFNVANNNPQQSASVVHLAKKKATNRSNIAGNRFERDFNPASNERNLIAMGD